The Gillisia sp. Hel_I_86 genome has a segment encoding these proteins:
- a CDS encoding tyrosine-type recombinase/integrase: MEQVLLFPLQHRNVLRIGIAFKYNDALKSYLKELPQVKWTKTHSCFYVEFTQENKEKIYEHLQKFECSLDYSSLQSYRIDPRVEASLKEFNSYLQGKRYSKSTIATYCTFILKLLKFQKKPISAYQHRDLELFIEKEIAKPGYAISTHRQCISALKHFEKLHKLEALNVDAIDRPHKSKYLPVVLSKEEVIDIFRATRNLKHRALLILIYSSGLRIGEALSLRLQDIDVDRRQIYIRNAKGRKDRHVVMAESFVPILYNYLTTYRPKKLFIEGQGGMEYSPSSVRMVLKNSCRRSKIKKHVTPHTLRHSYATHMLENGIDLRHIQALLGHSRPETTMIYTHVSQHDLLKIKSPLDVVLKQLKDSDKNPENLRLSRNIFD; this comes from the coding sequence ATGGAGCAGGTTCTACTTTTCCCATTGCAGCATAGAAATGTTTTGCGAATTGGCATCGCCTTTAAGTACAATGATGCGCTAAAGTCATATCTCAAGGAACTGCCCCAAGTAAAATGGACCAAGACCCATTCTTGTTTTTATGTTGAATTTACGCAGGAAAACAAAGAAAAAATATACGAGCACCTTCAGAAATTTGAGTGTTCTTTAGATTATTCATCCTTACAATCCTATAGAATTGATCCTAGAGTGGAAGCATCTTTAAAGGAATTCAATTCGTATTTGCAAGGAAAACGTTATAGCAAGAGTACCATTGCCACATATTGCACTTTTATTTTGAAGTTGTTGAAATTTCAGAAAAAACCAATTTCCGCCTACCAACATCGGGACCTGGAACTGTTTATTGAAAAAGAGATCGCAAAGCCCGGTTATGCTATTAGTACGCACAGGCAATGTATTAGTGCCTTGAAGCATTTTGAAAAATTACATAAACTAGAGGCTTTGAATGTGGATGCAATCGATAGGCCCCATAAAAGCAAGTATTTACCGGTAGTGCTTTCTAAGGAGGAAGTAATAGACATTTTTAGGGCCACACGCAATTTAAAACACCGCGCCCTATTGATACTTATTTATTCCTCTGGCTTACGAATTGGAGAAGCCTTGAGCTTGCGTTTGCAAGACATCGATGTGGACAGAAGGCAAATTTATATTCGAAATGCGAAGGGAAGAAAGGACAGACATGTGGTCATGGCAGAGTCTTTTGTGCCTATTTTATATAATTATCTCACCACGTACCGTCCCAAAAAATTATTTATTGAAGGTCAAGGTGGAATGGAATATAGTCCATCTTCGGTTCGCATGGTTTTAAAGAATTCTTGCCGTAGGAGCAAGATCAAGAAACATGTGACCCCGCATACGCTACGGCATTCTTATGCGACCCATATGCTGGAAAACGGGATCGATCTAAGGCATATCCAGGCACTGTTGGGACATTCCCGCCCAGAAACCACGATGATCTATACCCATGTAAGCCAGCATGATCTATTAAAGATCAAGAGTCCGTTGGATGTTGTATTAAAGCAATTAAAGGATTCCGATAAAAACCCTGAAAACCTACGTTTATCCCGAAATATATTCGATTAA
- a CDS encoding B12-binding domain-containing radical SAM protein: protein MKDLLLLTPPFTQLNTPYPATAYLKGFLNTKNVSAFQMDLGIEVILELFSEKTFRELFEIAFENDSIQSENCERIYALKEAYLQPLDEVVRFLQGKNQTLARQICTDDFLPRASRFDQLDDMDWAFGSMGMQDKAKHLATLYLEDLSDFIIECIDDNFGFSRYAERLGQSANSFDELYEKLQQKPTFIDDLTLQILEKNIKTIQPKLVCFSVPFPGNLYSAFRCAQFMKAKYPTIKMAMGGGFPNTELRSVSDTRVFEFFDFITLDDGELPIELLENAVCNPTSEKPLFKRTLLLEDGKVIYKNDTERADYKQSDLGTPDYSDLLLDDYVSVIEIANPMHSLWSDGRWNKLTMAHGCYWGKCTFCDISLDYVKIYEPIAAKLLVDRMEELIAQTGENGFHFVDEAAPPALMKALALEIIKRKLTATWWTNIRFEKNFTKDLCVLLKASGCIAISGGLEVASDRLLKLIDKGVTVAQVAQVTRNLTEANIMVHSYLMYGYPSQTAQETVDSLEMVRQLFELGIIQSGFWHQFALTAHSPVGLNPSEYGITPNYKNITFANNDVDFRDHTGIDHSKFSIGLKKSLFNFMHGIGFELSLQEWFGFKIPKTQIDSNFIENCLTIVPNFSIKPTAKIIWLGVMPLVAEQVKTKRGITRHQLVMTFHSPTETFQLNIEKEIGDWLLETLAQLTPTNEKQLTFSSLKQSFETQFDDFELFWFSKPIEVLKAHGLLVL from the coding sequence TTGAAAGACCTTTTACTTCTTACTCCACCCTTTACTCAACTAAATACGCCTTACCCAGCTACAGCATATTTAAAAGGGTTCCTGAACACCAAAAATGTTTCCGCTTTTCAGATGGATCTTGGAATAGAAGTAATCCTGGAACTTTTTTCAGAAAAAACTTTTAGGGAGTTATTTGAGATCGCTTTCGAAAATGACAGTATTCAATCTGAAAATTGTGAACGGATCTATGCTTTAAAAGAGGCCTATTTACAACCTTTGGATGAAGTTGTACGTTTTCTGCAAGGCAAGAACCAAACTTTGGCCAGACAAATTTGTACTGATGACTTTTTGCCTCGCGCTTCCAGGTTCGATCAGTTGGACGATATGGACTGGGCATTTGGTTCTATGGGAATGCAGGACAAAGCCAAGCATTTGGCCACTTTATATCTCGAAGATCTTTCAGATTTTATTATTGAATGCATCGATGATAATTTTGGGTTTAGCAGGTATGCCGAACGCCTTGGGCAAAGCGCCAATTCTTTCGATGAACTTTACGAGAAGCTTCAACAAAAGCCAACTTTTATAGACGATCTAACCTTACAAATCCTTGAGAAAAACATAAAAACCATTCAGCCAAAACTGGTATGTTTTTCGGTGCCATTTCCTGGGAATTTGTACAGTGCTTTTAGGTGTGCACAATTTATGAAAGCGAAGTATCCAACTATTAAGATGGCAATGGGGGGCGGTTTTCCGAACACCGAATTACGATCGGTTTCAGATACACGGGTTTTTGAATTTTTCGATTTTATTACTTTGGACGATGGGGAATTACCTATTGAATTATTGGAAAATGCTGTTTGTAATCCAACCTCAGAAAAACCTCTTTTTAAAAGAACTCTTTTACTGGAAGATGGAAAAGTTATTTATAAAAATGATACCGAAAGAGCAGATTATAAACAAAGTGATTTAGGCACTCCAGATTATTCAGATCTATTATTGGACGATTATGTCTCGGTAATAGAAATCGCCAACCCAATGCACAGCTTATGGAGCGATGGCCGTTGGAACAAACTAACGATGGCACATGGTTGCTATTGGGGAAAATGTACGTTTTGCGATATTTCCCTGGACTATGTTAAAATTTATGAACCCATTGCCGCCAAATTATTGGTAGATAGAATGGAAGAGCTCATAGCTCAAACTGGCGAAAACGGGTTTCATTTTGTTGATGAAGCTGCCCCGCCTGCTTTAATGAAGGCCTTAGCTTTAGAAATAATAAAACGGAAACTCACGGCTACCTGGTGGACCAATATTCGGTTTGAAAAGAATTTCACGAAAGATCTTTGTGTCTTGCTAAAGGCTTCCGGATGTATTGCAATTTCCGGCGGATTGGAAGTTGCTTCCGATAGGTTATTGAAATTGATAGATAAAGGAGTAACGGTAGCGCAGGTGGCACAGGTAACCCGAAATTTGACCGAAGCCAACATCATGGTACATTCCTATTTAATGTACGGCTACCCCTCCCAAACGGCACAAGAAACGGTGGACAGTTTGGAAATGGTAAGGCAGTTGTTCGAACTTGGGATTATTCAGTCTGGGTTTTGGCATCAGTTCGCTTTAACGGCGCATAGTCCGGTAGGCTTGAATCCTTCGGAATATGGAATTACACCAAATTATAAGAACATCACTTTTGCGAACAACGATGTGGATTTTAGGGATCATACAGGCATAGATCATTCAAAATTCAGTATCGGACTCAAGAAATCACTTTTCAATTTCATGCACGGAATCGGATTTGAGCTTTCGCTTCAAGAATGGTTCGGTTTTAAAATTCCGAAGACCCAAATTGATTCAAATTTTATCGAAAACTGTTTAACTATCGTTCCGAATTTCAGCATAAAACCTACGGCTAAAATTATTTGGCTGGGGGTAATGCCTTTGGTTGCCGAACAGGTAAAAACGAAACGAGGAATTACCAGGCATCAATTGGTAATGACCTTTCATAGCCCTACAGAAACCTTTCAGCTTAACATTGAAAAAGAAATTGGAGATTGGTTGCTAGAAACATTGGCACAACTGACGCCTACCAATGAAAAGCAGCTAACTTTTTCTAGTTTAAAACAAAGTTTTGAAACTCAATTTGATGATTTTGAATTGTTTTGGTTCTCTAAACCTATCGAAGTTTTAAAAGCCCATGGCTTGTTGGTGTTGTAA
- the rlmD gene encoding 23S rRNA (uracil(1939)-C(5))-methyltransferase RlmD — MGRKKRNLVFEELEILDAGAKGKSIAKAPDGKVVFINNAVPGDVADIRTTKKKKSFYEGTATKFHKLSEKRVEPVCQHFGTCGGCKWQHMGYEHQLFYKQQEITNNLQRLGKIELPEIEPILGSREIYFYRNKMEFSFSDSRWLTLDEINSDQDFKDKNALGFHIPGMWDKILDIKKCHLQEDPSNAIRNHVKEFAIANDIPFFNTRNQYGLLRTLMIRTSSTGEIMVVLQLFAEDKEKRTLLLDSLAEKFPEITSLQYVINGKGNDTIYDQEVICYIGEDHIFEEMEGLKFKINAKSFYQTNSAQAYELYKVTRDFAGLTGNELVYDLYTGTGTIAQFVAKKAKKVVGIETVPVAIEDAKENAKRNNIENTEFYTGDMRKVFTQDFINEHGHPDVIITDPPRDGMHKDVVAQIIGILPQRIVYVSCNSATQARDLALLDEHYKVTRVRPVDMFPQTFHVENVVCLEKR, encoded by the coding sequence ATGGGAAGAAAGAAAAGAAATCTGGTATTCGAAGAGTTGGAAATTTTGGATGCCGGTGCCAAAGGAAAAAGCATTGCAAAAGCTCCAGATGGAAAAGTGGTGTTTATAAATAATGCTGTTCCGGGAGATGTTGCAGATATTAGAACTACCAAAAAGAAAAAGTCCTTTTACGAAGGTACTGCCACCAAGTTTCATAAACTTTCAGAAAAACGCGTAGAACCAGTTTGTCAACATTTTGGAACCTGTGGAGGTTGTAAATGGCAGCATATGGGCTATGAGCACCAGCTATTCTACAAGCAACAGGAAATTACCAATAATTTACAGCGCTTAGGTAAAATAGAGCTGCCAGAAATAGAACCTATTTTGGGGAGTAGGGAAATTTATTTTTATAGAAATAAAATGGAATTCTCTTTTAGTGATAGTAGATGGTTAACGCTGGATGAGATTAATAGCGACCAGGATTTTAAAGATAAAAATGCCCTAGGATTTCATATTCCCGGAATGTGGGACAAGATCTTGGATATTAAAAAGTGCCATTTACAGGAAGATCCCAGCAATGCCATAAGAAATCATGTAAAGGAATTCGCCATTGCAAATGATATCCCATTTTTCAATACCAGAAATCAGTATGGGTTGTTACGAACTCTTATGATTCGTACTTCATCTACCGGAGAAATTATGGTTGTGCTTCAATTATTTGCTGAAGACAAAGAAAAGCGAACTTTATTATTGGATAGTTTAGCTGAAAAATTTCCGGAGATCACTTCGCTTCAATATGTGATCAATGGAAAAGGAAACGATACCATTTATGACCAGGAAGTGATTTGTTATATAGGAGAAGACCATATTTTTGAAGAAATGGAAGGCCTTAAGTTCAAGATAAACGCCAAATCTTTCTACCAGACCAATTCTGCTCAAGCTTACGAATTATATAAAGTAACGAGGGACTTCGCAGGGCTTACAGGAAATGAGTTGGTGTACGATCTTTATACAGGAACGGGAACCATCGCACAGTTTGTAGCTAAAAAAGCGAAGAAGGTAGTTGGTATAGAAACTGTTCCGGTTGCCATTGAAGATGCAAAAGAGAATGCCAAACGAAATAATATAGAGAATACCGAGTTTTATACAGGGGACATGAGAAAGGTGTTCACCCAAGATTTTATCAATGAACACGGGCATCCAGATGTCATAATTACAGATCCGCCCAGGGATGGAATGCACAAGGATGTGGTTGCTCAAATAATTGGTATCTTGCCTCAACGAATTGTGTACGTTAGTTGTAATTCGGCTACACAGGCACGGGATTTGGCACTTTTAGACGAACATTATAAAGTAACCCGGGTAAGACCAGTAGATATGTTCCCACAAACCTTTCATGTAGAAAATGTAGTATGTTTGGAAAAAAGATAA
- a CDS encoding DUF6048 family protein — MKQQHIFLFFISIFWLLGIESSNAQTATDTVNYKERYGLRVGIDLSKPLRTMLEDDYSGLELLGDYRIYKDYYLAAEIGNEQQDIFEENLSVSSKGSYIKLGADYNAYENWAGMENAIFIGLRYGFSTFSQTLESYAISTQTPYFGTDIITDPEETKGLTASWAELIVGVKVELFQNLYLGANVQLKRQISETTPSNIDNLYIPGFGTTNDFSEFGVGYSYNISYLIPLYKKAKK; from the coding sequence ATGAAACAACAACACATATTTCTATTTTTCATTAGCATTTTTTGGCTTTTGGGAATAGAAAGTTCCAATGCGCAAACTGCTACAGATACCGTTAATTATAAAGAGCGCTATGGGCTACGTGTAGGCATAGACCTCAGTAAACCTTTGCGAACCATGTTAGAGGACGACTACAGCGGACTTGAATTATTGGGGGATTACAGGATTTACAAAGATTATTATCTGGCGGCCGAAATTGGAAATGAACAACAAGATATTTTCGAAGAAAATCTAAGTGTGAGCTCCAAGGGAAGTTATATAAAGTTGGGTGCAGATTACAATGCTTATGAAAACTGGGCGGGTATGGAAAATGCCATTTTTATAGGGCTTCGATATGGATTTTCTACTTTTTCACAGACTTTGGAGAGTTATGCTATTTCTACTCAAACCCCTTATTTTGGAACTGACATTATAACTGATCCCGAAGAGACCAAAGGGCTTACTGCGAGTTGGGCAGAGCTTATTGTAGGTGTTAAAGTCGAACTATTCCAGAATTTATATTTAGGCGCCAATGTGCAACTTAAAAGACAAATTTCTGAAACTACTCCTTCCAATATAGACAATCTATATATCCCGGGATTTGGAACCACCAATGATTTTAGTGAGTTTGGGGTGGGTTACAGCTATAACATCTCCTATCTTATCCCGCTTTACAAGAAGGCGAAGAAATAG
- a CDS encoding type II toxin-antitoxin system VapC family toxin, with translation MRKILIDTNIVIDLLSKRKDFYDDAANLFSLADKKELKLTISSLTFANTNYILTKLKSAKEAREILRKFKVLVELLNLDDKITELALSDESFPDFEDGLQYYSAIENEIDIIITRNKKDFKNSKLPILTAKEYLATI, from the coding sequence ATGAGAAAAATATTGATTGATACAAACATTGTAATTGACCTACTTTCCAAAAGAAAGGATTTTTATGATGATGCTGCTAATTTATTTTCTCTAGCAGATAAAAAAGAACTAAAACTGACAATTTCATCTTTAACTTTTGCAAACACCAATTATATTCTCACAAAATTAAAGTCAGCTAAAGAAGCGAGAGAAATTTTGAGAAAATTTAAGGTTCTGGTTGAGTTATTGAATTTAGATGATAAGATTACAGAACTAGCATTAAGCGATGAAAGTTTTCCAGATTTTGAGGATGGATTACAATACTATTCTGCGATTGAAAATGAAATTGATATTATAATTACACGAAATAAAAAAGATTTTAAAAATTCGAAATTACCGATATTGACAGCAAAAGAATACTTAGCTACGATATAA
- a CDS encoding class I SAM-dependent RNA methyltransferase, protein MDNNFEMVAKTLFGFEPILAKELRNLGAMDIKEGVRNVRFTGDKGFMYKANLCLRTAIKVLKPFKSFRINSEEDLYNEIKKIAWEDFMDVKDTLAIDATVHSEQFTHSKYIAQKTKDAVVDRFREKFGSRPDVDLDFPTLRINIHIEHNYCNVSLDSSGQSLHKRGYKTATNIAPINEVLAAGMLLLSGWDGQSDFMDPMCGSGTILIEAAMIACNIPPNLNRKEFAFEKWKDWDVDLFEKVEESVLKKVRDFHFTIIGYDKAPSAVSKAIDNVENANLAEFIKVKQQNFFESTKDSERHLHMVFNPPYGERLDIDMPVFYKEIGDTLKQSYPDTAAWFLTSNLEAIKHVGLRPSRKIKLFNGALESKLLKYDIYAGTKKLHKIRDQEEE, encoded by the coding sequence ATGGATAATAATTTTGAAATGGTTGCCAAAACACTTTTTGGCTTCGAACCTATATTGGCAAAGGAGTTGCGCAATCTTGGTGCCATGGATATTAAAGAGGGGGTACGAAACGTGCGATTTACGGGGGATAAAGGTTTTATGTACAAAGCCAATCTTTGTTTGCGTACCGCCATTAAGGTCTTAAAACCTTTTAAGTCTTTTAGGATTAATTCTGAAGAAGATCTTTACAATGAAATCAAGAAGATCGCTTGGGAAGATTTTATGGATGTAAAGGATACCTTGGCGATAGATGCAACCGTCCATTCTGAACAATTTACCCATTCCAAATATATCGCTCAAAAAACAAAGGATGCGGTAGTAGATAGATTTAGAGAGAAATTTGGTTCGAGACCAGACGTAGATCTGGATTTTCCAACTTTAAGAATCAATATCCATATAGAGCATAATTACTGTAACGTATCTTTAGATAGTTCGGGACAATCGCTACATAAACGTGGATATAAAACCGCAACGAACATCGCTCCAATAAATGAAGTCTTGGCAGCCGGGATGCTGCTATTATCCGGTTGGGATGGACAAAGTGATTTTATGGATCCTATGTGCGGAAGTGGTACTATTTTGATAGAAGCTGCGATGATTGCTTGTAATATTCCGCCAAATCTTAATAGAAAGGAATTTGCATTCGAAAAATGGAAAGATTGGGATGTAGATCTTTTTGAGAAGGTAGAAGAATCTGTACTTAAAAAAGTACGTGATTTTCATTTTACCATTATTGGTTACGATAAAGCCCCTTCTGCAGTTAGTAAGGCCATAGATAATGTTGAAAATGCAAATCTTGCAGAGTTCATTAAGGTGAAGCAACAAAATTTCTTTGAAAGCACAAAAGATAGCGAACGACATTTGCATATGGTTTTCAATCCGCCATACGGAGAGCGATTGGATATAGATATGCCTGTTTTTTATAAGGAAATAGGGGACACGCTAAAACAAAGTTACCCGGATACCGCAGCTTGGTTCCTCACCTCTAACCTAGAAGCGATCAAACATGTTGGATTGCGACCTTCCAGAAAGATCAAACTTTTTAACGGAGCCTTGGAATCTAAATTACTGAAATATGATATTTATGCGGGTACCAAAAAGTTACATAAAATAAGGGACCAGGAAGAGGAATAG
- a CDS encoding DUF6452 family protein encodes MFGKKIKFQNSSRLILGMILLLILNLGCQRDDICSESTLITPLLKISFLDFDANTEGDTIAKPVTNLSVRAEGDTVNYINRVTTSEISIPLRTDVDATSYEFILNARDDDDTSEENIDIIDFTYTRNQEYINRACSFRVTYINLTATVQDETPTTNKWIKRIKIEQPTVEDETTTHISIFH; translated from the coding sequence ATGTTTGGAAAAAAGATAAAATTTCAAAATAGCAGTAGGTTGATCCTTGGAATGATTTTGCTGTTAATTCTGAATCTTGGCTGTCAGCGGGATGATATTTGTTCGGAATCTACCTTGATCACCCCACTCTTAAAAATCTCTTTTTTAGATTTTGATGCTAATACCGAAGGGGATACAATAGCTAAACCGGTTACCAATTTAAGTGTTAGGGCTGAAGGAGATACTGTAAACTATATTAATCGGGTAACTACTTCAGAAATAAGTATTCCTCTAAGGACCGATGTAGATGCAACTTCTTACGAATTTATATTGAATGCTCGTGATGATGATGACACTTCAGAAGAAAATATTGATATTATTGATTTTACCTATACGCGAAATCAGGAATATATCAATAGGGCCTGTAGTTTTAGGGTGACCTATATAAATCTAACAGCTACTGTGCAAGACGAAACTCCAACAACCAATAAATGGATAAAAAGAATTAAAATAGAACAACCCACTGTAGAAGATGAAACAACAACACATATTTCTATTTTTCATTAG
- a CDS encoding ZIP family metal transporter, which translates to MIYILPLLSVLIGFFIALFLKPNSSLTFKLLLSFSGAYLLSVTVFELLPEVYSSGDSQIGVFIMLGLLLQIVLEFLSKGAEHGHIHHEGNTAHFPVLLLISLGIHSLLEGFPLNTSEHLLYGVAIHKIPVAAILSAFLLQLNIGKFKVALFLILFAFMTPLGSWMSANFEILNEYTTYISAVVIGIFLHVSTTIIFEASKTHTFNASKLGVIVAGILLAYLL; encoded by the coding sequence ATGATCTATATCCTGCCACTCTTATCGGTCCTAATTGGTTTTTTTATAGCCTTATTTTTAAAACCAAATTCCTCGTTAACATTCAAATTACTGCTTTCTTTTAGTGGAGCGTACCTATTATCTGTTACTGTTTTTGAATTGCTCCCAGAAGTATATAGTTCTGGTGATTCTCAAATAGGCGTGTTTATAATGCTGGGATTATTACTTCAAATTGTTCTGGAGTTTTTGTCCAAAGGTGCAGAACATGGCCATATTCATCATGAGGGGAATACTGCTCATTTTCCAGTTTTACTATTAATCAGTTTGGGAATTCATTCATTATTGGAAGGCTTTCCGTTGAATACCTCAGAACATTTACTGTATGGGGTAGCCATCCATAAGATCCCTGTAGCTGCTATTCTCTCTGCTTTTTTACTTCAATTGAATATCGGGAAGTTTAAGGTCGCTTTATTTTTAATTCTATTTGCATTCATGACTCCTTTGGGAAGCTGGATGTCGGCTAATTTTGAAATACTTAATGAATATACCACGTATATAAGCGCCGTGGTAATTGGGATCTTTCTACATGTTTCTACCACTATTATTTTTGAAGCTTCCAAAACACACACTTTTAATGCATCAAAATTGGGAGTGATCGTTGCGGGAATTCTATTAGCTTATTTACTATAA
- a CDS encoding DUF6364 family protein yields the protein MDKKLTLSLNDNIIETAKHYAKSNNISLSKLIESYLSSLTKKKHKKENQITPLVESLSGVISIDDDFDVKDDYTQYLIEKYK from the coding sequence ATGGATAAAAAATTGACATTAAGTTTAAATGATAATATTATAGAAACTGCAAAACACTATGCTAAATCTAATAATATTAGTTTATCAAAATTAATCGAATCCTATTTAAGTTCTCTGACTAAAAAAAAACATAAAAAAGAAAATCAAATAACACCGTTGGTTGAAAGTCTTAGCGGAGTTATTTCAATTGATGATGATTTTGATGTGAAAGATGATTACACTCAATATTTAATTGAAAAATATAAATGA
- a CDS encoding tRNA dihydrouridine synthase: MSFTLLSSPLQGFTDFRFRNAFHHYFGGIDTFYAPYIRLDGKMVVKNSYQRDLLPEHNNTLEVIPQVITNDAEEFLFVAKYVQELGYKELNWNLGCPYPMVTKRGMGSGLICDPAKIDHILDKAHTETDILVSMKMRMGYENSNEILEAFPILDKYPLKNIAIHARIGKQLYKGGVDLDAFERCIGSTKHKLYYNGDITKVSSFKNMQERFPSIDHFMIGRGLIADPFLPSIIKNDTTEYPKDRWKIFSEFHDTIYEQYDAALSGPTPIKMKMQGFWSYFSQSFSNPQKSFKKIKKANNPRAYKQAVAEILKSEQ, translated from the coding sequence ATGAGTTTTACCCTACTTTCTTCCCCTTTACAAGGATTTACAGACTTTCGTTTTCGGAATGCTTTTCACCATTATTTTGGCGGAATAGACACGTTTTACGCACCTTACATTCGCCTAGATGGGAAAATGGTGGTAAAAAATTCCTATCAACGGGATCTTCTTCCAGAGCACAACAATACCTTAGAAGTAATTCCGCAAGTGATTACCAACGATGCCGAAGAATTTTTATTTGTAGCTAAATATGTGCAAGAACTGGGATATAAAGAACTCAACTGGAATCTAGGTTGCCCTTATCCTATGGTTACCAAACGCGGTATGGGTTCTGGATTGATTTGTGATCCGGCAAAAATTGACCATATTTTAGATAAGGCGCATACTGAAACCGATATCCTGGTTTCCATGAAAATGCGAATGGGATACGAAAACAGCAACGAGATCTTGGAGGCATTCCCTATCCTCGATAAATATCCGCTGAAGAATATAGCCATTCATGCGCGTATAGGAAAACAACTTTATAAAGGTGGTGTAGATCTGGATGCTTTTGAGCGTTGTATTGGTAGCACTAAGCACAAATTATACTATAATGGTGATATCACCAAGGTAAGTTCATTTAAAAATATGCAGGAGCGATTTCCAAGCATCGATCATTTTATGATTGGTCGCGGACTTATTGCCGATCCTTTTTTACCAAGCATAATAAAAAATGACACTACCGAATATCCAAAAGACCGTTGGAAGATTTTTAGTGAATTTCATGATACCATTTATGAGCAATATGATGCAGCATTGTCCGGCCCTACGCCTATCAAGATGAAAATGCAAGGTTTTTGGAGCTACTTTTCCCAGTCTTTTTCTAATCCGCAGAAGAGCTTTAAAAAGATTAAAAAAGCGAACAATCCAAGGGCTTACAAACAAGCTGTTGCAGAAATATTAAAAAGCGAACAATAA